The Oxobacter pfennigii nucleotide sequence TATGGTTCTATAACAGCAGAAATGTTTAGAGTAGTAGATCCTGGTATTATAAATAACCACACATTGGAGGATGTTATGGATAGTTATGGTGGTTATCCAAATGCAGATCTAAGAAGATTATATTTTTTCTATAAATAATGGAGAATAAACAGGGGCTTGATAATTCAAGCCCCTGTTTATTCTCCATCTACATTAATACCTAGACTTTCCATATACTCCTCATCTTCAATAATGTTTTCATCACAGTATACCGTCTTCAGATTTTTAAACTTTTTTAATGGTGCGACTCTCTTTATCCCTGTTCTGAATAAATATATCATTTCTATAGAATCCACCCCATTTATATTATCAGCATCAGTTATTAGTGTGCCATCTAAAGTTAATGATTTAAGGTTCGGAAGAGTATCTGATGGTATGTTAAAATTTATAAGCGGATTATTAACTAATGAAAGATATTGAAGATTCGCCATTTTAGGAAATTTTACAATATTTTTTATATTGTTTACAGATAATGACATGAACTGAAGAGTCGTCATGTCAGGTATAGTATCAAGCTGTACTTCAGAAACATCACAATTAACTATATTTATTGCACGTACATTTTTTAAGTACTTTAAAGGATTAAAGTTCTGTACATCAGGAACATCGTAAAGATAAAAAGAATCTAATTGATTCAGGTTCTTTAAAAAATCAATATTTGTTATTTTGCTATGGACTATACTTAATGAGTCTAAAGAGTTTAACCCAATTATATTCTCTATATCTTTATCGGTAATATTTCCAATTCTTAAACTTTCTAAGTTATGCAGCTTTTTTAATATGGAATAGTCCTTTAATCTTATCTCTCTTCCGAGATCTATATCTAAATGCGTCATGTTAGGCATTTCCAAAATGATTGAAAAATCATATTCTTTATTATCTTCAAATCCATATTGCTCTAGTGGTTGTCCTTCATCATCCATTTTAATAAAATGAAAATTTAGTACTTTTTTTAAATCTTCCCTGGTAAGCTCCTTATAATCCTTAT carries:
- a CDS encoding leucine-rich repeat domain-containing protein gives rise to the protein MKKIIILVSLCTSLLLSSCHSNDSELLYGKYPEPLLIAVGVNPNVNKDYKELTREDLKKVLNFHFIKMDDEGQPLEQYGFEDNKEYDFSIILEMPNMTHLDIDLGREIRLKDYSILKKLHNLESLRIGNITDKDIENIIGLNSLDSLSIVHSKITNIDFLKNLNQLDSFYLYDVPDVQNFNPLKYLKNVRAINIVNCDVSEVQLDTIPDMTTLQFMSLSVNNIKNIVKFPKMANLQYLSLVNNPLINFNIPSDTLPNLKSLTLDGTLITDADNINGVDSIEMIYLFRTGIKRVAPLKKFKNLKTVYCDENIIEDEEYMESLGINVDGE